Proteins co-encoded in one Brassica rapa cultivar Chiifu-401-42 chromosome A02, CAAS_Brap_v3.01, whole genome shotgun sequence genomic window:
- the LOC103853181 gene encoding serine/threonine-protein kinase AGC1-7 isoform X2 has protein sequence MLSKRGKKLDSSESSHHVSSLGPKESANLTDYPPLNIIHPTPQPRREMQKPLFDHKKMENLIQTEPAGSNSHYCPLPSKKVSSSTTTQRDAEAIVHQSPQPRKEMQKPLFDPKKMENLVKPEPTGFSNHHRPVPSPKIPSSTTQRDAATIVHQSPQPHKEIHKTSFDPKKLDNLTKPEPAGFSNHHRPMPSPKIPSSPGSNMTESQLVNTSNSNTKPNNNSNSSSNMSSRNNSIESTSSNPSKPHTGGDIRWDAVNMLTSKGVQLGISDFRLLKRLGYGDIGSVYLVELRGTNTFFAMKVMDKASLVSRNKLLRAQTEREILSQLDHPFLPTLYSHFETDKVYCLVMEFCGGGNLYSLRQKQPNKWFTEDAARLFASEVLLALEYLHMLGIVYRDLKPENVLVRDDGHIMLSDFDLSLRCSVNPTLVNSSSGGGSGRPVGFIEEESTAQASTFFPRILQSTRKNRKAKSDFGLFVNGSMPELMAEPTNVKSMSFVGTHEYLAPEIIRGEGHGSAVDWWTLGIFIYELLYGSTPFKGQENRATLHNVIKQALRFPDLPHVSSAARDLIKGLLVKEPQKRIAYKRGATEIKQHPFFEGVNWALIRSATPSHIPEPVDFTAFASKGDGGKKSNTNRNDPDYNDFEYF, from the exons ATGTTGTCGAAGCGCGGAAAGAAGCTTGACTCCTCTGAG TCAAGTCATCATGTCTCGTCCTTGGGGCCAAAAGAATCAGCTAATCTTACGGATTATCCACCATTAAATATCATTCATCCAACTCCACAACCACGCAGAGAGATGCAGAAGCCATTGTTTGATCATAAAAAGATGGAAAATCTTATACAAACAGAGCCTGCTGGGTCCAACAGTCACTACTGTCCTCTCCCCAGTAAAAAAGTCTCATCCTCCACAACTACACAAAGAGATGCAGAAGCCATTGTTCATCAATCTCCACAACCACGCAAAGAGATGCAGAAGCCATTGTTCGACCCCAAGAAGATGGAAAATCTTGTAAAACCAGAGCCGACTGGGTTCAGTAATCACCACCGTCCTGTCCCCAGCCCAAAAATTCCATCCAGTACCACACAAAGAGATGCAGCAACCATTGTTCATCAATCTCCACAACCACACAAAGAGATACATAAGACATCGTTCGATCCCAAGAAGCTGGACAATCTTACAAAACCAGAGCCCGCTGGGTTCAGCAATCACCACCGTCCTATGCCCAGTCCAAAAATCCCATCATCACCTGGTTCCAACATGACCGAGTCACAACTGGTCAATACATCAAACTCAAACACCAAACCAAACAACAATAGTAACAGCAGTAGCAACATGAGTTCAAGAAATAACAGCATCGAGAGCACTTCCTCTAACCCCTCTAAGCCACACACAGGTGGTGACATCAGGTGGGACGCTGTGAACATGTTGACCTCTAAAGGAGTCCAGCTCGGGATCAGCGACTTCCGGCTTCTGAAACGGCTCGGTTATGGAGACATTGGGAGTGTTTACCTAGTTGAGCTCAGAGGGACTAACACATTTTTTGCCATGAAAGTGATGGACAAGGCTTCCTTGGTTAGTAGGAACAAGCTGTTGCGAGCtcaaacagagagagagattttaTCTCAGCTTGATCACCCGTTCTTGCCCACATTATACTCCCATTTCGAGACTGACAAAGTCTATTGCCTGGTCATGGAGTTCTGCGGGGGTGGCAATCTCTATTCCTTGAGACAGAAGCAACCCAACAAATGGTTTACTGAAGACGCCGCGAG ATTGTTTGCTTCTGAAGTGCTATTGGCATTAGAGTATTTACACATGCTCGGAATCGTATACCGTGATTTGAAGCCAGAGAATGTTCTGGTCAGAGACGACGGGCACATCATGCTCTCAGACTTTGATCTCTCCCTCCGATGTTCCGTTAATCCAACTCTCGTAAACTCCTCCTCTGGCGGGGGAAGCGGTCGTCCCGTCGGATTCATCGAAGAGGAATCCACAGCCCAAGCGTCCACATTCTTCCCACGTATCCTGCAATCCACGAGGAAGAATCGTAAGGCAAAATCAGACTTCGGACTATTCGTAAATGGATCAATGCCGGAGCTCATGGCAGAGCCAACAAACGTGAAATCAATGTCATTCGTGGGAACACACGAGTACTTAGCACCAGAGATCATTCGCGGAGAAGGACACGGAAGCGCCGTAGACTGGTGGACCTTAGGGATCTTCATCTACGAGCTTCTCTACGGATCGACGCCGTTTAAAGGACAAGAGAACCGCGCTACGCTCCACAATGTGATCAAACAAGCGCTGAGATTCCCAGATCTCCCCCACGTGAGCTCAGCAGCGAGGGATCTCATCAAGGGACTGTTGGTTAAGGAGCCGCAGAAACGGATCGCTTATAAACGAGGCGCGACGGAGATCAAGCAGCATCCGTTCTTCGAAGGCGTGAATTGGGCGTTGATACGGAGTGCAACGCCGTCGCACATACCGGAACCGGTGGATTTCACGGCGTTCGCAAGTAAGGGAGATGGCGGGAAGAAGAGTAACACTAATCGCAATGATCCTGACTACAATGATTTTGAATACTTTTAG
- the LOC103853181 gene encoding serine/threonine-protein kinase AGC1-7 isoform X1, whose amino-acid sequence MLSKRGKKLDSSEVGTCEAALSTMIYVFPTEMLFFYFLVQSSHHVSSLGPKESANLTDYPPLNIIHPTPQPRREMQKPLFDHKKMENLIQTEPAGSNSHYCPLPSKKVSSSTTTQRDAEAIVHQSPQPRKEMQKPLFDPKKMENLVKPEPTGFSNHHRPVPSPKIPSSTTQRDAATIVHQSPQPHKEIHKTSFDPKKLDNLTKPEPAGFSNHHRPMPSPKIPSSPGSNMTESQLVNTSNSNTKPNNNSNSSSNMSSRNNSIESTSSNPSKPHTGGDIRWDAVNMLTSKGVQLGISDFRLLKRLGYGDIGSVYLVELRGTNTFFAMKVMDKASLVSRNKLLRAQTEREILSQLDHPFLPTLYSHFETDKVYCLVMEFCGGGNLYSLRQKQPNKWFTEDAARLFASEVLLALEYLHMLGIVYRDLKPENVLVRDDGHIMLSDFDLSLRCSVNPTLVNSSSGGGSGRPVGFIEEESTAQASTFFPRILQSTRKNRKAKSDFGLFVNGSMPELMAEPTNVKSMSFVGTHEYLAPEIIRGEGHGSAVDWWTLGIFIYELLYGSTPFKGQENRATLHNVIKQALRFPDLPHVSSAARDLIKGLLVKEPQKRIAYKRGATEIKQHPFFEGVNWALIRSATPSHIPEPVDFTAFASKGDGGKKSNTNRNDPDYNDFEYF is encoded by the exons ATGTTGTCGAAGCGCGGAAAGAAGCTTGACTCCTCTGAGGTAGGTACATGCGAGGCTGCCCTAAGTACAatgatatatgtatttccaactgaaatgttatttttctattttcttgtgCAGTCAAGTCATCATGTCTCGTCCTTGGGGCCAAAAGAATCAGCTAATCTTACGGATTATCCACCATTAAATATCATTCATCCAACTCCACAACCACGCAGAGAGATGCAGAAGCCATTGTTTGATCATAAAAAGATGGAAAATCTTATACAAACAGAGCCTGCTGGGTCCAACAGTCACTACTGTCCTCTCCCCAGTAAAAAAGTCTCATCCTCCACAACTACACAAAGAGATGCAGAAGCCATTGTTCATCAATCTCCACAACCACGCAAAGAGATGCAGAAGCCATTGTTCGACCCCAAGAAGATGGAAAATCTTGTAAAACCAGAGCCGACTGGGTTCAGTAATCACCACCGTCCTGTCCCCAGCCCAAAAATTCCATCCAGTACCACACAAAGAGATGCAGCAACCATTGTTCATCAATCTCCACAACCACACAAAGAGATACATAAGACATCGTTCGATCCCAAGAAGCTGGACAATCTTACAAAACCAGAGCCCGCTGGGTTCAGCAATCACCACCGTCCTATGCCCAGTCCAAAAATCCCATCATCACCTGGTTCCAACATGACCGAGTCACAACTGGTCAATACATCAAACTCAAACACCAAACCAAACAACAATAGTAACAGCAGTAGCAACATGAGTTCAAGAAATAACAGCATCGAGAGCACTTCCTCTAACCCCTCTAAGCCACACACAGGTGGTGACATCAGGTGGGACGCTGTGAACATGTTGACCTCTAAAGGAGTCCAGCTCGGGATCAGCGACTTCCGGCTTCTGAAACGGCTCGGTTATGGAGACATTGGGAGTGTTTACCTAGTTGAGCTCAGAGGGACTAACACATTTTTTGCCATGAAAGTGATGGACAAGGCTTCCTTGGTTAGTAGGAACAAGCTGTTGCGAGCtcaaacagagagagagattttaTCTCAGCTTGATCACCCGTTCTTGCCCACATTATACTCCCATTTCGAGACTGACAAAGTCTATTGCCTGGTCATGGAGTTCTGCGGGGGTGGCAATCTCTATTCCTTGAGACAGAAGCAACCCAACAAATGGTTTACTGAAGACGCCGCGAG ATTGTTTGCTTCTGAAGTGCTATTGGCATTAGAGTATTTACACATGCTCGGAATCGTATACCGTGATTTGAAGCCAGAGAATGTTCTGGTCAGAGACGACGGGCACATCATGCTCTCAGACTTTGATCTCTCCCTCCGATGTTCCGTTAATCCAACTCTCGTAAACTCCTCCTCTGGCGGGGGAAGCGGTCGTCCCGTCGGATTCATCGAAGAGGAATCCACAGCCCAAGCGTCCACATTCTTCCCACGTATCCTGCAATCCACGAGGAAGAATCGTAAGGCAAAATCAGACTTCGGACTATTCGTAAATGGATCAATGCCGGAGCTCATGGCAGAGCCAACAAACGTGAAATCAATGTCATTCGTGGGAACACACGAGTACTTAGCACCAGAGATCATTCGCGGAGAAGGACACGGAAGCGCCGTAGACTGGTGGACCTTAGGGATCTTCATCTACGAGCTTCTCTACGGATCGACGCCGTTTAAAGGACAAGAGAACCGCGCTACGCTCCACAATGTGATCAAACAAGCGCTGAGATTCCCAGATCTCCCCCACGTGAGCTCAGCAGCGAGGGATCTCATCAAGGGACTGTTGGTTAAGGAGCCGCAGAAACGGATCGCTTATAAACGAGGCGCGACGGAGATCAAGCAGCATCCGTTCTTCGAAGGCGTGAATTGGGCGTTGATACGGAGTGCAACGCCGTCGCACATACCGGAACCGGTGGATTTCACGGCGTTCGCAAGTAAGGGAGATGGCGGGAAGAAGAGTAACACTAATCGCAATGATCCTGACTACAATGATTTTGAATACTTTTAG
- the LOC103853182 gene encoding UPF0678 fatty acid-binding protein-like protein At1g79260, with protein MATETPPIHPFVAPLSYLLGTWRGQGEGEYPTIPSFRYGEEIRFSHSGKPVIAYTQKTWKLETGDPMHAESGYFRPKPDGSIEVVIAQSSGLVEVQKGAYNVDKQTITLKSELIGNASKVKETSRGFELVDGKLSYVVHMSTTTNHLQPHLKATLEKL; from the exons ATGGCGACGGAAACGCCGCCGATACACCCCTTCGTGGCACCGTTATCGTATCTATTGGGAACATGGAGAGGGCAAGGCGAAGGTGAATATCCAACGATACCTTCCTTCCGCTACGGCGAAGAGATCCGTTTCTCACATTCCGGCAAG CCGGTGATAGCTTACACCCAGAAGACATGGAAGTTGGAAACAGGAGACCCGATGCACGCAGAGAGCGGTTACTTTCGTCCGAAGCCAGACGGTTCCATTGAAGTCGTTATAGCTCAGAGCTCAGGTCTCGTCGAGGTCCAG AAAGGAGCTTACAATGTCGATAAGCAAACGATAACACTCAAGAGTGAGCTTATTGGAAACGCATCCAAG GTGAAGGAGACAAGCAGAGGATTTGAATTGGTTGATGGGAAGCTATCCTACGTGGTTCATATGAGTACAACCACTAATCATCTTCAACCTCATCTCAAAGCCACTCTCGAAAAGCTTTGA
- the LOC103853183 gene encoding YTH domain-containing protein ECT2 isoform X1, whose protein sequence is MVKSLKVDPLAKVTASTTSMKSPSEPYHELLETYQGLPCPYGGYYGFYYPGLDGSVGEAKDNGYYGYGTEVQYPVMQGEDGSLIYMMPGFQSYDASPTYMPITAGSVSSQALRSPMYAAQGYYQNQYGYGDVSSPNYLWDPIGDKYVYGVASSNQPLKDNTSSSSHNHSSYYPKSKTSYGMGDRPKTLRKNSYAPLPIHNETEKVKARNKDNVNSTEGECESCVGYVIKRDQYNLPSFQTKYEEAMFFVIKSYSEDDIHKSIKYNVWSSTLNGNKKLDSAYQESQKKVAEKGGTCPVFLFFSVNASGQFCGVAEMTGRVDYEKSMEFWQQDKWTGYFPVKWHIIKDVPNPQLRHVILENNENKPVTNSRDTQEVRLPQGNEVLDIFKNYAAKTSILDDFDFYENREKVLVQKKLRLHPVQIKKKEEADLVADFKSMEISNTFKEETQT, encoded by the exons ATGGTGAAGAGCCTTAAAGTGGATCCTCTTGCCAAGGTCACTGCCTCCACCACTTCCAtg AAGAGCCCATCAGAGccatatcatgaacttcttgagaCGTATCAAGGCCTGCCTTGTCCATATGGTGGCTACTATGGATTCTACTATCCAG GTCTTGATGGTTCAGTTGGAGAAGCAAAGGATAATGGATACTATGGTTATGGAACAGAAGTTCAGTACCCG GTTATGCAAGGGGAAGATGGATCTTTAATCTACATGATGCCAGGGTTTCAATCTTATGATGCTAGTCCCACTTATATGCCTATAACCGCGGGTAGTGTGTCAAGTCAGGCTCTTCGTTCACCCATGTATGCAGCTCAAGGATATTATCAGAACCAATATGGCTATGGAGATGTTTCATCGCCCAACTATTTATGGGACCCTATTGGAGACAAGTATGTGTATGGTGTAGCTTCAAGTAACCAACCTTTGAAAGATAACACATCTTCTTCCAGTCATAACCATAGCAGTTATTACCCAAAGAGCAAGACTTCTTATGGCATGGGAGATAGGCCTAAAACACTGCGAAAA AACAGCTATGCTCCGCTCCCAATACATAATGAAACAGAGAAGGTGAAAGCGAGAAACAAAGATAATGTTAATAGTACTGAAGGAGAATGTGAGTCCTGTGTAGGTTATGTGATCAAAAGGGATCAGTATAACCTCCCTAGCTTTCAGACCAagtatgaagaagcaatgttcTTTGTGATAAAATCATATAGCGAAGACGACATTCACAAGAGCATCAAGTACAATGTTTGGTCTAGTACTCTCAATGGGAACAAGAAGTTAGACAGTGCATATCAAGAATCTCAAAAGAAGGTTGCAGAGAAAGGTGGAACGTGCCcggtcttcctcttcttctcg GTGAATGCAAGTGGTCAGTTTTGTGGTGTAGCTGAGATGACTGGGAGAGTGGATTACGAGAAGAGCATGGAGTTTTGGCAGCAAGATAAGTGGACTGGCTATTTTCCTGTCAAGTGGCACATAATCAAAGATGTTCCAAATCCGCAGTTACGCCATGTAATACTAGAGAACAATGAGAACAAGCCTGTAACAAATAGTAGAGACACACAAGAG GTGAGGTTGCCACAAGGGAATGAAGTGTTGGACATCTTCAAGAACTATGCAGCAAAGACATCTATATTAGATGATTTCGATTTTTATGAAAACAGAGAGAAGGTTTTGGTTCAGAAGAAGCTAAGGTTACATCCGGTTCAGATAAAG aagaaagaagaagcagaCTTGGTTGCTGACTTCAAATCAATGGAGATATCAAATACATTCAAAGAGGAGACACAGACTTGA
- the LOC103853183 gene encoding YTH domain-containing protein ECT2 isoform X2: MVKSLKVDPLAKVTASTTSMSPSEPYHELLETYQGLPCPYGGYYGFYYPGLDGSVGEAKDNGYYGYGTEVQYPVMQGEDGSLIYMMPGFQSYDASPTYMPITAGSVSSQALRSPMYAAQGYYQNQYGYGDVSSPNYLWDPIGDKYVYGVASSNQPLKDNTSSSSHNHSSYYPKSKTSYGMGDRPKTLRKNSYAPLPIHNETEKVKARNKDNVNSTEGECESCVGYVIKRDQYNLPSFQTKYEEAMFFVIKSYSEDDIHKSIKYNVWSSTLNGNKKLDSAYQESQKKVAEKGGTCPVFLFFSVNASGQFCGVAEMTGRVDYEKSMEFWQQDKWTGYFPVKWHIIKDVPNPQLRHVILENNENKPVTNSRDTQEVRLPQGNEVLDIFKNYAAKTSILDDFDFYENREKVLVQKKLRLHPVQIKKKEEADLVADFKSMEISNTFKEETQT, encoded by the exons ATGGTGAAGAGCCTTAAAGTGGATCCTCTTGCCAAGGTCACTGCCTCCACCACTTCCAtg AGCCCATCAGAGccatatcatgaacttcttgagaCGTATCAAGGCCTGCCTTGTCCATATGGTGGCTACTATGGATTCTACTATCCAG GTCTTGATGGTTCAGTTGGAGAAGCAAAGGATAATGGATACTATGGTTATGGAACAGAAGTTCAGTACCCG GTTATGCAAGGGGAAGATGGATCTTTAATCTACATGATGCCAGGGTTTCAATCTTATGATGCTAGTCCCACTTATATGCCTATAACCGCGGGTAGTGTGTCAAGTCAGGCTCTTCGTTCACCCATGTATGCAGCTCAAGGATATTATCAGAACCAATATGGCTATGGAGATGTTTCATCGCCCAACTATTTATGGGACCCTATTGGAGACAAGTATGTGTATGGTGTAGCTTCAAGTAACCAACCTTTGAAAGATAACACATCTTCTTCCAGTCATAACCATAGCAGTTATTACCCAAAGAGCAAGACTTCTTATGGCATGGGAGATAGGCCTAAAACACTGCGAAAA AACAGCTATGCTCCGCTCCCAATACATAATGAAACAGAGAAGGTGAAAGCGAGAAACAAAGATAATGTTAATAGTACTGAAGGAGAATGTGAGTCCTGTGTAGGTTATGTGATCAAAAGGGATCAGTATAACCTCCCTAGCTTTCAGACCAagtatgaagaagcaatgttcTTTGTGATAAAATCATATAGCGAAGACGACATTCACAAGAGCATCAAGTACAATGTTTGGTCTAGTACTCTCAATGGGAACAAGAAGTTAGACAGTGCATATCAAGAATCTCAAAAGAAGGTTGCAGAGAAAGGTGGAACGTGCCcggtcttcctcttcttctcg GTGAATGCAAGTGGTCAGTTTTGTGGTGTAGCTGAGATGACTGGGAGAGTGGATTACGAGAAGAGCATGGAGTTTTGGCAGCAAGATAAGTGGACTGGCTATTTTCCTGTCAAGTGGCACATAATCAAAGATGTTCCAAATCCGCAGTTACGCCATGTAATACTAGAGAACAATGAGAACAAGCCTGTAACAAATAGTAGAGACACACAAGAG GTGAGGTTGCCACAAGGGAATGAAGTGTTGGACATCTTCAAGAACTATGCAGCAAAGACATCTATATTAGATGATTTCGATTTTTATGAAAACAGAGAGAAGGTTTTGGTTCAGAAGAAGCTAAGGTTACATCCGGTTCAGATAAAG aagaaagaagaagcagaCTTGGTTGCTGACTTCAAATCAATGGAGATATCAAATACATTCAAAGAGGAGACACAGACTTGA
- the LOC103853184 gene encoding metacaspase-5 — protein sequence MAKKAVLIGINYPGTKAELRGCVNDVKRMHKCLVDRFGFSERNITELIDTDNSSTKPTGKNIRRALLNLVESARSGDVLVVHYSGHGTRLPAETGEDDDTGYDECIVPCDMNLITDDEFRELVEKVPKDAQITIISDSCHSGGLIDEAKEQIGESTKKDKKDKNDKKDKKDKKDKKKSKKDSGTSSRFGIKDLVIEAVEEAFESKGIHIPHHKDEKQEAKVKEVELDNDEKVHVVNKSLPLQTLIDILKHDTGNNDIEVGKIRPTLFNVFGEDASPKVKKFMKVLLTKLQEGKSEGGILGMVGKVAQEFLEHKLNNDEEYAKPAMKTHVERKQEVYAGASNGSLADNGILISGCQTDQTSADASPVGKPELAYGAFSNAVQIILGETKGEITYKELVMKSRKLLKKQGYAQRPGLYCSDKYVNAPFIC from the exons ATGGCGAAGAAAGCAGTATTGATCGGAATCAACTACCCTGGAACCAAGGCGGAACTACGAGGCTGCGTCAACGATGTTAAGAGGATGCACAAGTGCCTAGTCGATCGGTTCGGTTTCTCCGAGAGAAACATCACTGAGCTGATCGATACCGACAACTCTTCCACCAAACCTACAGGCAAGAACATCCGACGTGCGTTGTTGAATCTAGTTGAGTCGGCTAGATCTGGCGATGTTCTTGTTGTTCATTACAGTGGACATGGGACGAGGTTGCCGGCTGAGACAGGGGAAGATGATGATACTGGTTATGATGAGTGTATTGTTCCTTGCGATATGAATCTCATTACCG ATGATGAGTTCAGGGAGCTTGTGGAGAAGGTGCCAAAAGATGCACAGATTACAATCATCTCAGACTCTTGTCACAGTGGTGGTCTCATTGATGAAGCTAAGGAGCAGATAGGAGAGAGCACAAAGAAGGATAAGAAAGATAAAAATGATAAGAAggataaaaaggataagaaaGATAAGAAGAAGTCAAAGAAAGACTCTGGAACCTCTTCAAGATTTGGAATCAAAGACTTGGTGATTGAGGCTGTAGAAGAAGCATTTGAATCTAAAGGGATCCACATTCCTCACCACAAAGATGAGAAACAAGAAGCCAAGGTTAAAGAGGTTGAACTAGACAATGATGAAAAAGTCCATGTTGTGAACAAATCTCTTCCTCTACAAACCCTAATCGATATCCTCAAGCACGACACCGGGAACAATGATATCGAAGTTGGCAAAATCAGACCAACACTTTTCAATGTGTTTGGAGAAGATGCTTCTCCAAAGGTGAAGAAGTTCATGAAAGTGCTTCTAACGAAGCTACAAGAAGGTAAAAGTGAAGGTGGAATATTGGGAATGGTTGGGAAAGTAGCTCAAGAGTTTCTTGAACACAAGCTGAACAATGATGAAGAGTATGCGAAGCCTGCGATGAAGACACATGTGGAGAGAAAGCAAGAGGTCTATGCAGGTGCAAGCAATGGTTCTCTTGCGGATAATGGTATTCTAATAAGTGGTTGTCAAACCGATCAAACATCTGCAGATGCGAGTCCTGTGGGGAAACCTGAACTGGCTTATGGAGCATTTAGTAATGCTGTGCAGATCATACTTGGGGAGACAAAAGGTGAGATTACATACAAGGAACTTGTTATGAAATCAAGAAAGCTTCTTAAGAAACAGGGCTATGCTCAACGACCGGGGCTGTATTGTAGCGATAAGTATGTGAATGCTCCGTTTATTTGTTAA